From Echinicola soli, a single genomic window includes:
- a CDS encoding TRAP transporter small permease, translating to MNNQSNSLKNRINHNVGFALMLIMALMVINVTWQVLSRYVFQSPSSFTDELARFLLIWLGMLGAAYVAGHNEHLAIDILPSKLTGKAKNNLMIFIHFIIIAFSVPVMIFGGSNLVYITYMLGQKSTTLQIPLAYVYTIIPISGALILIYQLADIKLLLQQNPKS from the coding sequence ATGAATAACCAAAGTAACTCTCTCAAGAATCGTATAAACCATAATGTAGGATTTGCACTAATGCTCATCATGGCCCTTATGGTAATTAATGTGACATGGCAGGTGCTATCCCGATATGTCTTTCAATCGCCAAGTTCTTTTACAGACGAATTGGCAAGGTTTTTATTGATCTGGCTGGGAATGTTGGGTGCTGCATATGTTGCTGGACATAATGAACATTTGGCCATCGATATATTGCCTTCTAAGCTTACCGGTAAGGCCAAGAACAACCTGATGATCTTTATCCATTTTATCATCATTGCCTTTTCTGTTCCAGTTATGATTTTTGGTGGCAGCAATTTGGTGTATATCACATATATGCTTGGTCAAAAATCCACCACTTTACAGATACCTTTGGCATATGTGTATACCATTATACCTATCAGTGGAGCCTTGATCCTGATTTACCAATTGGCTGATATCAAACTCCTTCTTCAACAAAACCCAAAATCATAA
- a CDS encoding TRAP transporter large permease: MEYITIIILVLSFITLMGLGVPVAWSLGFSSLLTLMVTVAAVPSMTTIAQRMGAGLNSFSLLAIPFFILAGEIMNKGGIANRLINLAKALTGRLPGGLLYVNVIAAMLFGAIAGSAVAAASALGGILGKRMDDEGYPKELGVAVNVTSSTTGLVIPPSNVLIVYSLASGGVSIAALFIAGYIPGLFMGLLLMLTAGYFIRKHKLPAGERTSFKELGRVFFSAAPSLTLLVIVIGGIVMGVFTATEASAIAVLYTLGLSFFYGELKVKDLPAILLKSSATTAVVAMLIATSMAMSWVMSSEDIPQSISAVLLSLSDNKFVILIIINVILLFVGIFMDMTPAVLIFTPIFLPVVTELGIDPVHFGIIMVLNLCIGLCTPPVGSVLFIGVGVAKTSIAQVVKPLLPFFIAMIIGLAIITIWPQMTLWLPSLFGL; the protein is encoded by the coding sequence ATGGAATACATTACTATAATCATATTAGTACTAAGTTTTATAACCCTGATGGGATTGGGCGTTCCGGTGGCATGGAGCCTTGGTTTTTCCAGTCTGTTGACATTGATGGTGACAGTAGCTGCAGTGCCATCCATGACAACGATCGCCCAACGAATGGGGGCAGGCTTAAATAGTTTTTCCCTGTTAGCGATTCCCTTCTTCATTTTGGCAGGAGAGATAATGAACAAAGGAGGTATTGCCAATAGGCTAATAAATCTCGCCAAAGCACTTACCGGAAGACTCCCTGGAGGTTTGCTTTATGTAAATGTTATTGCGGCCATGCTTTTCGGTGCCATCGCCGGATCGGCCGTTGCGGCTGCGTCTGCCCTGGGAGGTATCCTGGGAAAAAGAATGGATGATGAAGGATACCCTAAAGAGCTGGGTGTAGCGGTGAATGTAACCTCGTCTACCACAGGCCTGGTGATTCCGCCTTCAAATGTTTTGATTGTATATTCCTTGGCCAGTGGCGGGGTTTCTATTGCAGCGCTTTTCATAGCAGGATATATTCCTGGGCTTTTTATGGGGCTGCTTTTGATGTTGACGGCAGGATACTTCATCAGGAAGCATAAGTTGCCTGCAGGTGAGCGGACTTCTTTTAAAGAACTCGGTAGGGTATTCTTTTCTGCTGCACCTAGTTTGACTTTATTGGTGATTGTGATTGGAGGAATCGTGATGGGGGTATTTACCGCCACAGAAGCATCTGCCATAGCGGTCCTGTACACGCTGGGGCTTTCCTTTTTTTATGGAGAACTGAAAGTAAAAGATTTACCGGCCATTTTGCTTAAATCTTCCGCAACGACAGCCGTCGTGGCGATGTTGATCGCTACTTCTATGGCCATGTCTTGGGTGATGTCCAGCGAAGATATTCCCCAGTCCATCAGTGCTGTGCTGTTGTCATTAAGTGATAACAAGTTTGTAATCCTTATTATCATAAATGTTATCCTCTTGTTTGTGGGAATATTTATGGATATGACACCTGCTGTACTGATTTTTACGCCGATATTCTTGCCTGTGGTAACCGAACTGGGCATTGACCCTGTGCACTTTGGTATCATCATGGTACTGAACCTTTGTATTGGGCTATGTACACCACCTGTGGGATCGGTGCTCTTTATTGGGGTAGGAGTAGCCAAAACTTCCATTGCCCAAGTGGTCAAACCTTTGCTTCCGTTCTTTATCGCAATGATCATAGGCTTGGCCATCATTACCATTTGGCCACAAATGACCCTTTGGCTGCCAAGTCTCTTTGGACTTTAA